In Paeniglutamicibacter kerguelensis, one genomic interval encodes:
- a CDS encoding TetR/AcrR family transcriptional regulator, with protein sequence MQGAKTPRELARERTMAEIMRLGREQLARQGAAALSLRAVAKDLGIVSSAVYRYVSSRDELLTLLVVEAYTELGDAVDAALEGPPASHGERFAVLARAVRGWAIAEPSRYGLLFGTPVPGYHAPPGQTVPAGTRVVVRLMGIVEDAWEAGGVAVRERARDLSQGLAADVESLRAEYSLKSPGWLIARGLGAWSGLFGAVSFEVFGQYGPNTLGDPAELFELTVRDLAVNLGLGD encoded by the coding sequence ATGCAAGGAGCAAAAACCCCGCGTGAACTGGCCCGCGAACGCACCATGGCAGAAATCATGCGCCTCGGACGCGAGCAGCTGGCCCGCCAGGGTGCCGCCGCGCTGTCCCTGCGCGCCGTGGCCAAGGACCTGGGCATCGTGTCCTCCGCCGTCTACCGCTATGTCTCAAGCCGGGACGAACTGCTGACGCTACTGGTGGTCGAGGCCTATACAGAGCTGGGCGACGCCGTTGACGCCGCACTGGAAGGCCCGCCGGCGTCGCACGGTGAAAGGTTCGCGGTGCTGGCCCGCGCCGTGCGTGGCTGGGCGATCGCCGAACCGTCGCGCTACGGGTTGCTCTTCGGAACGCCGGTCCCCGGCTACCACGCGCCCCCCGGGCAGACGGTGCCGGCGGGAACCCGGGTGGTCGTGCGGCTGATGGGGATCGTCGAAGACGCATGGGAGGCCGGCGGGGTCGCGGTGCGGGAACGCGCCCGGGATCTGTCGCAGGGCCTGGCGGCGGATGTCGAATCCCTGCGGGCCGAATACTCGCTCAAGTCCCCGGGATGGCTTATCGCCCGCGGGCTGGGGGCGTGGTCCGGCCTGTTTGGGGCCGTGAGCTTTGAGGTGTTCGGGCAGTACGGCCCCAACACGCTGGGCGACCCGGCCGAGCTTTTCGAACTGACGGTACGGGACCTGGCCGTGAACCTCGGGCTTGGCGACTGA
- a CDS encoding NAD-dependent epimerase/dehydratase family protein has product MSNHYLVTGSGPVGTTVALNLANQGHSVTLATRSGSGPEHPGIQRMRADVLDPAQVAAAMAGATAVFHCIHAAYSARAWTETLPRAEELVLAAAGERGIPVVFPESLYSYSNPEQTMAEDSPRNAAGGKRGVRTELLNARADSGTNTVSVVASDFYGPRVENAHAGARMLESVFDGRRLLAIGNPSLPHSFTYMPDLATAMVRAAERPELWNGVLHAPTAPPSSQRVMAEAYAAAAGLPAPKVSGMPGGILRAIGLVHPATRELAEMAYQFDSPLVMDSRRSQSLLGLSPTPLADGARATVDWWRETHTG; this is encoded by the coding sequence ATGTCCAATCACTACCTCGTCACCGGCTCCGGACCCGTCGGAACCACCGTGGCCCTAAATCTGGCCAACCAGGGCCACAGCGTGACGCTGGCGACCCGTTCCGGCAGTGGCCCGGAGCACCCCGGAATCCAGAGGATGCGCGCCGACGTCCTCGACCCCGCCCAGGTGGCCGCGGCAATGGCCGGCGCCACCGCGGTGTTCCACTGCATCCATGCCGCCTACTCCGCCCGGGCATGGACCGAAACGCTCCCCCGCGCGGAGGAACTGGTCCTGGCCGCGGCTGGCGAACGGGGAATCCCCGTGGTCTTTCCCGAAAGCCTGTACTCCTATTCGAACCCCGAGCAAACCATGGCAGAGGATTCGCCCCGCAATGCAGCGGGCGGCAAGCGCGGGGTCCGAACGGAATTACTGAACGCACGCGCAGACTCGGGGACCAACACCGTCTCAGTGGTGGCCTCCGACTTCTACGGACCCCGCGTCGAGAACGCCCACGCCGGGGCGCGGATGCTCGAATCCGTCTTCGACGGCCGGCGTCTGCTGGCGATCGGCAACCCGTCGCTGCCGCACTCATTCACCTACATGCCCGACCTTGCCACGGCCATGGTGCGGGCCGCGGAGCGGCCGGAGCTTTGGAACGGCGTGCTCCATGCGCCCACGGCGCCGCCGTCCAGCCAGCGGGTCATGGCGGAAGCCTACGCGGCCGCGGCAGGCCTTCCCGCGCCCAAGGTGTCCGGGATGCCCGGCGGAATCCTGCGGGCGATCGGGCTTGTGCACCCCGCGACGCGAGAGCTCGCCGAAATGGCGTACCAGTTCGACAGCCCCTTGGTGATGGACTCGCGTCGGAGCCAATCCCTGCTCGGGCTCTCGCCCACCCCGCTGGCCGACGGCGCACGC